In a genomic window of Macrobrachium nipponense isolate FS-2020 chromosome 10, ASM1510439v2, whole genome shotgun sequence:
- the LOC135223812 gene encoding ionotropic receptor 93a-like isoform X3, whose product MSLLKTILLAAHLLSIMATSLGLYSSEAIRMKPDLTEMAAEPIRDILAEITENRFSTIFISDGYSVHSSVLEKIGSSAAPQGIGVIEVSSSDNISNMEADSPEVLLSTARELRKLSWKTLVVVTSSNSSFLTSFSNWSLSKRLVGPETKLLAVTRTNQANINQILRSSWTFSMMNAMVLNLEGAGNGTRCSLYSHMPYSPRGKDQIYKLATWRKNRGFSLTSELQIFPPKFNNFFGFAVPVTALPFPPFWDEKKPPGNSSAVTYSGTDFYLLDAIAQAHNFTIYVVPTKDWGEVLDKVEIRESYIASVFHAVLPMRLKRFDYSSVYEYSSVDFSFAKPEVKPQWQSLYYPLSQGVWISTGVLLVIMAGLVITFVRVSDSFMEKNRLDTGTALLETLGTLLGQNLSHGFPKSQSWRVLLGFWMIFAFIFGSAFRGNLIAYLTLPKYPPRPENLKELLRVAERITMPPYGKDFKAFFSQSDSEDFIKLAKLMQIVPSVHEGQEQALQGRQGHLDTRRYQEHYIAQFHTRIDGSTKLYVARDGVLPGKSAWPLPHDAPYAPVINRGLIAVLEASLYEHWSKQLIEETKSETRRRLREKQAMMVQEGITDHSTDSSGQATMALTLVHIQGPLMLLLIGHILALSAFASEYVLSFYVKV is encoded by the exons ATGAGTCTATTAAAGACTATCTTGCTCGCGGCGCATTTGTTGTCTATCATGGCGACATCACTAGGACTATATTCATCGG AAGCGATCAGAATGAAGCCTGATTTAACGGAAATGGCAGCCGAGCCGATCAGAGACATTTTGGCGGAAATTACCGAGAATCGTTTCTCCACCATCTTCATCTCCGACGGCTACTCCGTTCATAGTAGTGTTTTAGAG AAAATTGGGTCCTCTGCAGCGCCCCAAGGAATCGGTGTTATTGAGGTGTCTTCCAGTGACAACATTTCCAACATGGAGGCTGACTCGCCCGAGGTACTACTCTCGACGGCCAGAGAG CTGCGCAAACTGTCCTGGAAGACACTGGTGGTTGTGACGAGTAGCAACTCTTCGTTCTTAACGTCTTTTTCCAATTGGTCGTTGAGCAAACGCCTCGTGGGGCCTGAGACCAAGTTACTGGCAGTCACTCGCACCAACCAGGCAAACATCAATCAGATTCTCAGGAGCTCATGGACATTTTCCATGATGAATGCCATGGTACTCAATCTCGAGGGAGCTGGAAACGGAACGAG GTGTAGCCTCTACTCTCACATGCCATACTCGCCAAGAGGAAAGGATCAGATATACAAATTAGCAACCTGGAGAAAGAATAGGGGGTTTTCTCTCACCTCAGAACTTCAGATATTTCCCCCGAAATTTAACAA TTTCTTTGGATTTGCTGTGCCAGTCACGGCTCTTCCATTTCCCCCATTTTGGGACGAGAAGAAACCACCTGGAAACAGCTCAGCTGTCACCTACTCTGGGACAGATTTCTACCTTCTGGATGCCATCGCCCAAGCGCATAACTTTACGATCTACGTCGTTCCGACAAAGGACTGGGGTGAG GTACTGGACAAAGTCGAAATACGGGAGTCCTACATAGCCTCAGTCTTCCACGCCGTCCTGCCCATGCGCCTCAAGAGATTCGACTACTCCTCTGTATACGAGTACAGCTCCGTTGACTTCAGCTTTGCTAAACCAGAGGTGAAGCCGCAATGGCAGAGTCTGTATTACCCTCTCAGCCAAGGAGTTTGGATCTCCACTGGGGTGTTGCTCGTCATAATGGCAGGATTAGTGATTACG TTCGTTCGAGTTTCCGACTCTTTCATGGAAAAGAACAGACTAGATACTGGAACAGCCCTTCTCGAAACACTGGGAACACTTCTGGGGCAGAACCTGTCTCACGGCTTTCCGAAAAGTCAGTCGTGGAGAGTCTTGCTCGGGTTCTGGATGATCTTCGCCTTCATCTTCGGCTCCGCTTTCCGGGGGAATCTGATTGCTTATCTTACACTTCCCAAGTATCCTCCACGACCTGAGAATTTGAAAGAACTACTGAGAGTGGCTGAAAG GATAACGATGCCACCATATGGGAAGGACTTCAAAGCATTTTTCAGCCAGTCAGATTCTGAGGACTTCATAAAACTTGCGAAGCTCATGCAAATTGTGCCATCAGTCCATGAGGGGCAAGAACAGGCTCTCCAAGGGAG GCAAGGCCACTTGGACACACGTCGTTACCAGGAGCACTACATTGCACAGTTCCACACTCGTATCGATGGGTCTACAAAACTCTATGTTGCGCGAGACGGCGTCTTGCCAGGGAAATCCGCTTGGCCTCTACCCCATGACGCTCCCTATGCACCAGTCATTAACAGAGGTCTCATCGCTGTGCTTGAGGCAA GCCTCTACGAACACTGGAGCAAGCAGCTGATCGAGGAAACGAAAAGTGAAACGAGGCGTAGGCTACGAGAAAAGCAAGCGATGATGGTACAAGAAGGGATCACTGATCATTCAACAGATAGTAGTGGTCAAGCTACCATGGCATTAACCCTGGTCCACATCCAAGGACCCCTCATGCTGCTACTTATTGGTCACATTTTAGCTCTATCTGCCTTTGCTTCAGAATATGTGTTGTCTTTTTATGTGAAAGTTTGA
- the LOC135223812 gene encoding ionotropic receptor 93a-like isoform X1 translates to MYISLNKSPDLSLGLKASSILQISKGKNNNIAFETKISSNIGLRRQKMSLLKTILLAAHLLSIMATSLGLYSSEAIRMKPDLTEMAAEPIRDILAEITENRFSTIFISDGYSVHSSVLEKIGSSAAPQGIGVIEVSSSDNISNMEADSPEVLLSTARELRKLSWKTLVVVTSSNSSFLTSFSNWSLSKRLVGPETKLLAVTRTNQANINQILRSSWTFSMMNAMVLNLEGAGNGTRCSLYSHMPYSPRGKDQIYKLATWRKNRGFSLTSELQIFPPKFNNFFGFAVPVTALPFPPFWDEKKPPGNSSAVTYSGTDFYLLDAIAQAHNFTIYVVPTKDWGEVLDKVEIRESYIASVFHAVLPMRLKRFDYSSVYEYSSVDFSFAKPEVKPQWQSLYYPLSQGVWISTGVLLVIMAGLVITFVRVSDSFMEKNRLDTGTALLETLGTLLGQNLSHGFPKSQSWRVLLGFWMIFAFIFGSAFRGNLIAYLTLPKYPPRPENLKELLRVAERITMPPYGKDFKAFFSQSDSEDFIKLAKLMQIVPSVHEGQEQALQGRQGHLDTRRYQEHYIAQFHTRIDGSTKLYVARDGVLPGKSAWPLPHDAPYAPVINRGLIAVLEASLYEHWSKQLIEETKSETRRRLREKQAMMVQEGITDHSTDSSGQATMALTLVHIQGPLMLLLIGHILALSAFASEYVLSFYVKV, encoded by the exons ATGTATATAAGCCTCAACAAAAGCCCAGATCTGTCATTAGGCCTAAAAGCCTCAAGCATTCTCCAG ATTTCCAAgggcaaaaacaacaacattgcTTTTGAAACGAAGATTTCGTCCAACATCGGCCTAAG GAGACAAAAGATGAGTCTATTAAAGACTATCTTGCTCGCGGCGCATTTGTTGTCTATCATGGCGACATCACTAGGACTATATTCATCGG AAGCGATCAGAATGAAGCCTGATTTAACGGAAATGGCAGCCGAGCCGATCAGAGACATTTTGGCGGAAATTACCGAGAATCGTTTCTCCACCATCTTCATCTCCGACGGCTACTCCGTTCATAGTAGTGTTTTAGAG AAAATTGGGTCCTCTGCAGCGCCCCAAGGAATCGGTGTTATTGAGGTGTCTTCCAGTGACAACATTTCCAACATGGAGGCTGACTCGCCCGAGGTACTACTCTCGACGGCCAGAGAG CTGCGCAAACTGTCCTGGAAGACACTGGTGGTTGTGACGAGTAGCAACTCTTCGTTCTTAACGTCTTTTTCCAATTGGTCGTTGAGCAAACGCCTCGTGGGGCCTGAGACCAAGTTACTGGCAGTCACTCGCACCAACCAGGCAAACATCAATCAGATTCTCAGGAGCTCATGGACATTTTCCATGATGAATGCCATGGTACTCAATCTCGAGGGAGCTGGAAACGGAACGAG GTGTAGCCTCTACTCTCACATGCCATACTCGCCAAGAGGAAAGGATCAGATATACAAATTAGCAACCTGGAGAAAGAATAGGGGGTTTTCTCTCACCTCAGAACTTCAGATATTTCCCCCGAAATTTAACAA TTTCTTTGGATTTGCTGTGCCAGTCACGGCTCTTCCATTTCCCCCATTTTGGGACGAGAAGAAACCACCTGGAAACAGCTCAGCTGTCACCTACTCTGGGACAGATTTCTACCTTCTGGATGCCATCGCCCAAGCGCATAACTTTACGATCTACGTCGTTCCGACAAAGGACTGGGGTGAG GTACTGGACAAAGTCGAAATACGGGAGTCCTACATAGCCTCAGTCTTCCACGCCGTCCTGCCCATGCGCCTCAAGAGATTCGACTACTCCTCTGTATACGAGTACAGCTCCGTTGACTTCAGCTTTGCTAAACCAGAGGTGAAGCCGCAATGGCAGAGTCTGTATTACCCTCTCAGCCAAGGAGTTTGGATCTCCACTGGGGTGTTGCTCGTCATAATGGCAGGATTAGTGATTACG TTCGTTCGAGTTTCCGACTCTTTCATGGAAAAGAACAGACTAGATACTGGAACAGCCCTTCTCGAAACACTGGGAACACTTCTGGGGCAGAACCTGTCTCACGGCTTTCCGAAAAGTCAGTCGTGGAGAGTCTTGCTCGGGTTCTGGATGATCTTCGCCTTCATCTTCGGCTCCGCTTTCCGGGGGAATCTGATTGCTTATCTTACACTTCCCAAGTATCCTCCACGACCTGAGAATTTGAAAGAACTACTGAGAGTGGCTGAAAG GATAACGATGCCACCATATGGGAAGGACTTCAAAGCATTTTTCAGCCAGTCAGATTCTGAGGACTTCATAAAACTTGCGAAGCTCATGCAAATTGTGCCATCAGTCCATGAGGGGCAAGAACAGGCTCTCCAAGGGAG GCAAGGCCACTTGGACACACGTCGTTACCAGGAGCACTACATTGCACAGTTCCACACTCGTATCGATGGGTCTACAAAACTCTATGTTGCGCGAGACGGCGTCTTGCCAGGGAAATCCGCTTGGCCTCTACCCCATGACGCTCCCTATGCACCAGTCATTAACAGAGGTCTCATCGCTGTGCTTGAGGCAA GCCTCTACGAACACTGGAGCAAGCAGCTGATCGAGGAAACGAAAAGTGAAACGAGGCGTAGGCTACGAGAAAAGCAAGCGATGATGGTACAAGAAGGGATCACTGATCATTCAACAGATAGTAGTGGTCAAGCTACCATGGCATTAACCCTGGTCCACATCCAAGGACCCCTCATGCTGCTACTTATTGGTCACATTTTAGCTCTATCTGCCTTTGCTTCAGAATATGTGTTGTCTTTTTATGTGAAAGTTTGA
- the LOC135223812 gene encoding ionotropic receptor 93a-like isoform X4 → MSLLKTILLAAHLLSIMATSLGLYSSAIRMKPDLTEMAAEPIRDILAEITENRFSTIFISDGYSVHSSVLEKIGSSAAPQGIGVIEVSSSDNISNMEADSPEVLLSTARELRKLSWKTLVVVTSSNSSFLTSFSNWSLSKRLVGPETKLLAVTRTNQANINQILRSSWTFSMMNAMVLNLEGAGNGTRCSLYSHMPYSPRGKDQIYKLATWRKNRGFSLTSELQIFPPKFNNFFGFAVPVTALPFPPFWDEKKPPGNSSAVTYSGTDFYLLDAIAQAHNFTIYVVPTKDWGEVLDKVEIRESYIASVFHAVLPMRLKRFDYSSVYEYSSVDFSFAKPEVKPQWQSLYYPLSQGVWISTGVLLVIMAGLVITFVRVSDSFMEKNRLDTGTALLETLGTLLGQNLSHGFPKSQSWRVLLGFWMIFAFIFGSAFRGNLIAYLTLPKYPPRPENLKELLRVAERITMPPYGKDFKAFFSQSDSEDFIKLAKLMQIVPSVHEGQEQALQGRQGHLDTRRYQEHYIAQFHTRIDGSTKLYVARDGVLPGKSAWPLPHDAPYAPVINRGLIAVLEASLYEHWSKQLIEETKSETRRRLREKQAMMVQEGITDHSTDSSGQATMALTLVHIQGPLMLLLIGHILALSAFASEYVLSFYVKV, encoded by the exons ATGAGTCTATTAAAGACTATCTTGCTCGCGGCGCATTTGTTGTCTATCATGGCGACATCACTAGGACTATATTCATCGG CGATCAGAATGAAGCCTGATTTAACGGAAATGGCAGCCGAGCCGATCAGAGACATTTTGGCGGAAATTACCGAGAATCGTTTCTCCACCATCTTCATCTCCGACGGCTACTCCGTTCATAGTAGTGTTTTAGAG AAAATTGGGTCCTCTGCAGCGCCCCAAGGAATCGGTGTTATTGAGGTGTCTTCCAGTGACAACATTTCCAACATGGAGGCTGACTCGCCCGAGGTACTACTCTCGACGGCCAGAGAG CTGCGCAAACTGTCCTGGAAGACACTGGTGGTTGTGACGAGTAGCAACTCTTCGTTCTTAACGTCTTTTTCCAATTGGTCGTTGAGCAAACGCCTCGTGGGGCCTGAGACCAAGTTACTGGCAGTCACTCGCACCAACCAGGCAAACATCAATCAGATTCTCAGGAGCTCATGGACATTTTCCATGATGAATGCCATGGTACTCAATCTCGAGGGAGCTGGAAACGGAACGAG GTGTAGCCTCTACTCTCACATGCCATACTCGCCAAGAGGAAAGGATCAGATATACAAATTAGCAACCTGGAGAAAGAATAGGGGGTTTTCTCTCACCTCAGAACTTCAGATATTTCCCCCGAAATTTAACAA TTTCTTTGGATTTGCTGTGCCAGTCACGGCTCTTCCATTTCCCCCATTTTGGGACGAGAAGAAACCACCTGGAAACAGCTCAGCTGTCACCTACTCTGGGACAGATTTCTACCTTCTGGATGCCATCGCCCAAGCGCATAACTTTACGATCTACGTCGTTCCGACAAAGGACTGGGGTGAG GTACTGGACAAAGTCGAAATACGGGAGTCCTACATAGCCTCAGTCTTCCACGCCGTCCTGCCCATGCGCCTCAAGAGATTCGACTACTCCTCTGTATACGAGTACAGCTCCGTTGACTTCAGCTTTGCTAAACCAGAGGTGAAGCCGCAATGGCAGAGTCTGTATTACCCTCTCAGCCAAGGAGTTTGGATCTCCACTGGGGTGTTGCTCGTCATAATGGCAGGATTAGTGATTACG TTCGTTCGAGTTTCCGACTCTTTCATGGAAAAGAACAGACTAGATACTGGAACAGCCCTTCTCGAAACACTGGGAACACTTCTGGGGCAGAACCTGTCTCACGGCTTTCCGAAAAGTCAGTCGTGGAGAGTCTTGCTCGGGTTCTGGATGATCTTCGCCTTCATCTTCGGCTCCGCTTTCCGGGGGAATCTGATTGCTTATCTTACACTTCCCAAGTATCCTCCACGACCTGAGAATTTGAAAGAACTACTGAGAGTGGCTGAAAG GATAACGATGCCACCATATGGGAAGGACTTCAAAGCATTTTTCAGCCAGTCAGATTCTGAGGACTTCATAAAACTTGCGAAGCTCATGCAAATTGTGCCATCAGTCCATGAGGGGCAAGAACAGGCTCTCCAAGGGAG GCAAGGCCACTTGGACACACGTCGTTACCAGGAGCACTACATTGCACAGTTCCACACTCGTATCGATGGGTCTACAAAACTCTATGTTGCGCGAGACGGCGTCTTGCCAGGGAAATCCGCTTGGCCTCTACCCCATGACGCTCCCTATGCACCAGTCATTAACAGAGGTCTCATCGCTGTGCTTGAGGCAA GCCTCTACGAACACTGGAGCAAGCAGCTGATCGAGGAAACGAAAAGTGAAACGAGGCGTAGGCTACGAGAAAAGCAAGCGATGATGGTACAAGAAGGGATCACTGATCATTCAACAGATAGTAGTGGTCAAGCTACCATGGCATTAACCCTGGTCCACATCCAAGGACCCCTCATGCTGCTACTTATTGGTCACATTTTAGCTCTATCTGCCTTTGCTTCAGAATATGTGTTGTCTTTTTATGTGAAAGTTTGA
- the LOC135223812 gene encoding ionotropic receptor 93a-like isoform X2 produces the protein MYISLNKSPDLSLGLKASSILQISKGKNNNIAFETKISSNIGLRRQKMSLLKTILLAAHLLSIMATSLGLYSSAIRMKPDLTEMAAEPIRDILAEITENRFSTIFISDGYSVHSSVLEKIGSSAAPQGIGVIEVSSSDNISNMEADSPEVLLSTARELRKLSWKTLVVVTSSNSSFLTSFSNWSLSKRLVGPETKLLAVTRTNQANINQILRSSWTFSMMNAMVLNLEGAGNGTRCSLYSHMPYSPRGKDQIYKLATWRKNRGFSLTSELQIFPPKFNNFFGFAVPVTALPFPPFWDEKKPPGNSSAVTYSGTDFYLLDAIAQAHNFTIYVVPTKDWGEVLDKVEIRESYIASVFHAVLPMRLKRFDYSSVYEYSSVDFSFAKPEVKPQWQSLYYPLSQGVWISTGVLLVIMAGLVITFVRVSDSFMEKNRLDTGTALLETLGTLLGQNLSHGFPKSQSWRVLLGFWMIFAFIFGSAFRGNLIAYLTLPKYPPRPENLKELLRVAERITMPPYGKDFKAFFSQSDSEDFIKLAKLMQIVPSVHEGQEQALQGRQGHLDTRRYQEHYIAQFHTRIDGSTKLYVARDGVLPGKSAWPLPHDAPYAPVINRGLIAVLEASLYEHWSKQLIEETKSETRRRLREKQAMMVQEGITDHSTDSSGQATMALTLVHIQGPLMLLLIGHILALSAFASEYVLSFYVKV, from the exons ATGTATATAAGCCTCAACAAAAGCCCAGATCTGTCATTAGGCCTAAAAGCCTCAAGCATTCTCCAG ATTTCCAAgggcaaaaacaacaacattgcTTTTGAAACGAAGATTTCGTCCAACATCGGCCTAAG GAGACAAAAGATGAGTCTATTAAAGACTATCTTGCTCGCGGCGCATTTGTTGTCTATCATGGCGACATCACTAGGACTATATTCATCGG CGATCAGAATGAAGCCTGATTTAACGGAAATGGCAGCCGAGCCGATCAGAGACATTTTGGCGGAAATTACCGAGAATCGTTTCTCCACCATCTTCATCTCCGACGGCTACTCCGTTCATAGTAGTGTTTTAGAG AAAATTGGGTCCTCTGCAGCGCCCCAAGGAATCGGTGTTATTGAGGTGTCTTCCAGTGACAACATTTCCAACATGGAGGCTGACTCGCCCGAGGTACTACTCTCGACGGCCAGAGAG CTGCGCAAACTGTCCTGGAAGACACTGGTGGTTGTGACGAGTAGCAACTCTTCGTTCTTAACGTCTTTTTCCAATTGGTCGTTGAGCAAACGCCTCGTGGGGCCTGAGACCAAGTTACTGGCAGTCACTCGCACCAACCAGGCAAACATCAATCAGATTCTCAGGAGCTCATGGACATTTTCCATGATGAATGCCATGGTACTCAATCTCGAGGGAGCTGGAAACGGAACGAG GTGTAGCCTCTACTCTCACATGCCATACTCGCCAAGAGGAAAGGATCAGATATACAAATTAGCAACCTGGAGAAAGAATAGGGGGTTTTCTCTCACCTCAGAACTTCAGATATTTCCCCCGAAATTTAACAA TTTCTTTGGATTTGCTGTGCCAGTCACGGCTCTTCCATTTCCCCCATTTTGGGACGAGAAGAAACCACCTGGAAACAGCTCAGCTGTCACCTACTCTGGGACAGATTTCTACCTTCTGGATGCCATCGCCCAAGCGCATAACTTTACGATCTACGTCGTTCCGACAAAGGACTGGGGTGAG GTACTGGACAAAGTCGAAATACGGGAGTCCTACATAGCCTCAGTCTTCCACGCCGTCCTGCCCATGCGCCTCAAGAGATTCGACTACTCCTCTGTATACGAGTACAGCTCCGTTGACTTCAGCTTTGCTAAACCAGAGGTGAAGCCGCAATGGCAGAGTCTGTATTACCCTCTCAGCCAAGGAGTTTGGATCTCCACTGGGGTGTTGCTCGTCATAATGGCAGGATTAGTGATTACG TTCGTTCGAGTTTCCGACTCTTTCATGGAAAAGAACAGACTAGATACTGGAACAGCCCTTCTCGAAACACTGGGAACACTTCTGGGGCAGAACCTGTCTCACGGCTTTCCGAAAAGTCAGTCGTGGAGAGTCTTGCTCGGGTTCTGGATGATCTTCGCCTTCATCTTCGGCTCCGCTTTCCGGGGGAATCTGATTGCTTATCTTACACTTCCCAAGTATCCTCCACGACCTGAGAATTTGAAAGAACTACTGAGAGTGGCTGAAAG GATAACGATGCCACCATATGGGAAGGACTTCAAAGCATTTTTCAGCCAGTCAGATTCTGAGGACTTCATAAAACTTGCGAAGCTCATGCAAATTGTGCCATCAGTCCATGAGGGGCAAGAACAGGCTCTCCAAGGGAG GCAAGGCCACTTGGACACACGTCGTTACCAGGAGCACTACATTGCACAGTTCCACACTCGTATCGATGGGTCTACAAAACTCTATGTTGCGCGAGACGGCGTCTTGCCAGGGAAATCCGCTTGGCCTCTACCCCATGACGCTCCCTATGCACCAGTCATTAACAGAGGTCTCATCGCTGTGCTTGAGGCAA GCCTCTACGAACACTGGAGCAAGCAGCTGATCGAGGAAACGAAAAGTGAAACGAGGCGTAGGCTACGAGAAAAGCAAGCGATGATGGTACAAGAAGGGATCACTGATCATTCAACAGATAGTAGTGGTCAAGCTACCATGGCATTAACCCTGGTCCACATCCAAGGACCCCTCATGCTGCTACTTATTGGTCACATTTTAGCTCTATCTGCCTTTGCTTCAGAATATGTGTTGTCTTTTTATGTGAAAGTTTGA